A portion of the Acidimicrobiia bacterium genome contains these proteins:
- the ysxC gene encoding ribosome biogenesis GTP-binding protein YsxC — translation MSSPLELQFVTSADRLGALPPSPAEVAVVGRSNVGKSSLINALAHRNGLANTSKTPGRTQLLNCFALTDGTTMVDCPGYGYAKVSKVQRASMGAMIETYLSGRHELEMVMVLVDGEIGPTPLDQSMLAWLRSEGLPHQVIATKHDKVKASQREKRKKALAAGCDLEPGDVVWVSAAKNVGIDRLRDLVRLWLAPG, via the coding sequence GTGTCCTCGCCTCTGGAACTGCAGTTCGTTACCTCGGCCGACCGGCTGGGCGCGCTTCCGCCCAGCCCCGCCGAGGTGGCCGTGGTGGGGCGGTCCAACGTGGGGAAATCCTCGCTGATCAACGCGTTGGCGCACCGCAATGGGCTCGCCAACACCTCCAAGACGCCCGGACGCACGCAACTACTCAACTGCTTCGCGCTCACCGATGGAACCACCATGGTGGACTGTCCCGGCTACGGCTACGCCAAGGTCTCGAAGGTCCAGCGGGCCTCCATGGGCGCGATGATCGAGACCTACCTCAGTGGACGCCATGAACTCGAGATGGTGATGGTGCTCGTCGACGGCGAGATCGGACCCACCCCACTCGACCAGTCGATGCTGGCCTGGCTCCGCTCCGAAGGCCTCCCCCATCAGGTCATCGCCACCAAGCACGACAAGGTGAAGGCCTCCCAGCGCGAAAAACGCAAGAAAGCCCTGGCGGCCGGCTGCGACCTCGAGCCAGGTGATGTGGTGTGGGTGAGTGCCGCCAAGAACGTCGGGATCGACCGATTACGCGACCTCGTGCGCCTTTGGCTCGCCCCTGGATAG
- a CDS encoding ECF transporter S component translates to MTPWPRADRSVVPMAPRTMVALGLASIAGLAMFAWPLILTPPEGFSHTRDAPYIFALILPALVGIVFAEMTSRGMDTKGLAMLGVLAALGAALRPLGAGTGGIELVFFLLVLGGRVYGPAFGFVLGSTTLFASALLTGGIGPWLPFQMLAASWVGLGAGWLPAARGRAEIVVLAAYAACSAYLYGFLVNLWGWPFALGTGTPLSYVPGAAVAENLRRFVFYTLATSTWGWDTGRAITNVAAVLLVGPAVLVTLRRAARRAAFGAPVEFPLSPEGAARTAQR, encoded by the coding sequence ATGACCCCCTGGCCCCGGGCCGACCGCTCGGTAGTGCCGATGGCCCCCCGCACGATGGTGGCGTTGGGGTTGGCATCGATCGCTGGACTGGCCATGTTCGCCTGGCCGCTCATTCTCACCCCGCCGGAAGGGTTTTCCCATACTCGCGACGCCCCGTACATCTTCGCGCTCATTCTTCCGGCCCTCGTGGGCATCGTGTTTGCGGAAATGACGAGCCGGGGGATGGATACGAAAGGGCTGGCCATGCTCGGCGTACTGGCGGCCCTCGGGGCTGCGCTACGGCCGCTCGGGGCGGGCACCGGTGGCATCGAACTCGTCTTCTTCCTGCTGGTGCTCGGAGGGCGGGTGTACGGCCCGGCCTTCGGGTTTGTGCTGGGATCTACCACGCTGTTTGCGTCGGCGTTGCTCACCGGTGGCATCGGACCGTGGCTCCCGTTCCAGATGTTGGCGGCGTCGTGGGTTGGGTTGGGGGCGGGCTGGCTACCCGCCGCTCGAGGTCGGGCCGAGATCGTTGTGTTGGCGGCGTACGCCGCCTGCTCGGCTTATCTCTATGGGTTCTTGGTGAACCTGTGGGGCTGGCCGTTTGCGCTTGGCACCGGCACCCCGCTGTCGTACGTCCCGGGGGCCGCCGTGGCGGAGAACCTGCGCCGCTTCGTGTTCTACACCCTGGCCACGAGCACCTGGGGTTGGGATACCGGTCGGGCCATCACCAACGTGGCGGCAGTGTTGTTGGTGGGCCCCGCCGTGCTGGTCACGTTGCGTCGCGCCGCCCGCCGAGCGGCCTTCGGCGCCCCGGTGGAGTTCCCGCTGTCTCCTGAGGGGGCGGCGAGGACCGCTCAGCGGTAG
- a CDS encoding ABC transporter ATP-binding protein, producing the protein MIHFEHVTIRYPNASSPTLCDVDLVIPEGELCVVVGRTGIGKSTFLGAINGLVPHFTGGHLAGRVTVAGRDTRTHPPRELADVVGMVGQDPLAGFVTDSVEEELAYAMEQIGLSASVMRKRVEETLDLLGIAELRHRPLRSLSGGQQQRVAIGSVLTPQPRILVLDEPTSALDPTAAEEVLAAITRLVHDLGITVVIAEHRLERVVQYADRVVLLGPAGSVTSGAPEAMLRTSEVAPPLVRLGRLAAWDPLPLSVRDARRHVATLRADLSGFVPEHRLMPAGPAVLSARGLTVRYGTTLALRGVDLDVSPGQLVAVMGRNGAGKSSLLWALHPAGPRGGGTVTIDGEDPASRRGAIGLVPQTPSDLLYLATVAEECEQADREAPAAAGTTRELLDRLVPGVAAATHPRDLSEGQRLGLVLAVQLVRAPLVVLLDEPTRGLDTVAKARLTSVLVDLAHQGRAIVVSTHDVEFVATTADRVVVLAEGEVVADGPTAEVVVASPAFAPQIAKVLHPDPWLTVEQVERALLSGVSV; encoded by the coding sequence ATGATCCACTTCGAGCACGTGACGATTCGGTACCCGAACGCGTCGTCGCCCACCTTGTGCGACGTGGACCTGGTGATCCCCGAGGGCGAACTCTGCGTGGTGGTCGGTCGTACGGGAATCGGAAAGTCCACGTTCCTCGGGGCCATCAACGGACTCGTTCCGCACTTCACTGGCGGCCATCTGGCTGGCCGCGTCACGGTGGCGGGTCGCGATACCCGTACCCATCCGCCGCGCGAACTCGCCGACGTGGTCGGGATGGTTGGGCAGGACCCCCTGGCGGGGTTCGTGACCGACAGTGTGGAGGAAGAACTGGCCTACGCCATGGAGCAGATCGGCCTGTCCGCATCAGTGATGCGCAAGCGGGTGGAGGAGACCCTCGATTTGCTCGGTATCGCCGAGTTGCGCCACCGCCCGCTCCGCAGTCTTTCCGGGGGCCAGCAGCAACGAGTGGCGATTGGCTCCGTGCTTACCCCCCAGCCGCGCATCCTCGTGCTTGACGAGCCAACCTCGGCGCTGGATCCAACCGCGGCGGAGGAGGTGCTGGCGGCGATCACTCGGCTCGTTCACGATCTCGGCATCACGGTGGTCATCGCCGAACACCGGCTGGAGCGGGTGGTGCAGTATGCCGATCGGGTGGTGCTGCTCGGCCCCGCTGGCTCGGTTACCTCGGGCGCTCCCGAAGCGATGCTGCGTACTTCGGAGGTGGCACCGCCACTAGTACGACTGGGGCGGCTCGCGGCGTGGGACCCATTGCCACTGTCGGTGCGCGATGCGCGTCGCCACGTCGCCACCCTGCGGGCGGATCTCTCGGGCTTTGTTCCCGAGCACCGCCTCATGCCGGCGGGGCCCGCGGTGCTCTCGGCTCGTGGGCTCACGGTGCGTTACGGAACCACGCTGGCGCTGCGGGGGGTGGACCTGGATGTTTCCCCCGGTCAGTTGGTGGCGGTCATGGGGCGCAACGGTGCCGGGAAGTCGTCGTTGCTGTGGGCCTTGCATCCGGCTGGGCCTCGCGGGGGCGGGACGGTGACCATCGATGGCGAGGATCCCGCCAGCCGTCGGGGGGCCATTGGCCTGGTGCCCCAGACCCCATCGGATCTGCTGTACCTGGCGACGGTGGCCGAGGAGTGCGAGCAGGCCGACCGCGAGGCACCGGCGGCGGCGGGTACCACGCGTGAGCTCCTCGATCGACTCGTGCCGGGGGTGGCGGCGGCGACTCATCCGCGGGACCTGTCGGAAGGGCAGCGACTGGGTCTGGTGCTGGCGGTACAACTGGTACGGGCGCCGTTGGTGGTGTTGCTCGATGAGCCCACCCGGGGCCTGGACACCGTGGCCAAAGCCCGGCTCACCTCGGTGCTGGTGGACCTGGCTCACCAAGGCCGTGCCATCGTGGTCTCCACGCACGATGTGGAGTTCGTGGCCACTACGGCCGACCGGGTGGTGGTCCTGGCCGAGGGAGAGGTAGTGGCCGATGGACCCACCGCCGAGGTGGTGGTGGCTTCCCCCGCCTTCGCCCCTCAGATCGCCAAGGTGTTGCACCCCGATCCGTGGCTTACCGTGGAGCAGGTTGAGCGGGCGTTGCTGAGCGGGGTGTCGGTATGA
- a CDS encoding energy-coupling factor transporter transmembrane protein EcfT, giving the protein MIRSARLPRALHPGAWWLWALGMAAAASRTTNPLLLLLIVAVVSQVVAARRTDAPWALGFRTYLYLGLAVIVIRVVFRMLLDGQFGAHVLFTLPEVPLPAAAMGIRLGGPVSAEGLFAALCDGLRLATLLICVGAANVLANPKRLLKAMPDALHEIGVAVTVALTMAPQLIESGQRVRRARRLRAEESRRFRVFREIAIPVMTDALDRSLLLAAAMDSRGYGRRADVPFGARVATGGLLLAGLMGICIGTYSLLDSSAPGYLGGPLLVAGTTMGWIGVMMSGRRVPRTRYRPDPWRVEEWSVTVVGLTVAALMVVVGSVTPSALLPSIDPLQWPTLAAGPTLAILLGVLPAWLAPPVEGRSPRRVSSPGHRPSALEAAR; this is encoded by the coding sequence ATGATCCGCTCGGCTCGCTTGCCCCGGGCACTGCACCCTGGCGCGTGGTGGCTGTGGGCCCTGGGGATGGCGGCGGCGGCGAGTCGCACCACCAACCCGTTGTTGCTGTTGTTGATCGTGGCCGTGGTGTCCCAGGTGGTGGCGGCGCGTCGCACCGATGCGCCGTGGGCCCTGGGGTTCAGGACCTACCTCTACCTCGGTCTGGCCGTCATCGTGATCCGGGTGGTGTTCCGAATGCTGCTCGACGGGCAGTTCGGCGCCCACGTGCTCTTCACGCTCCCTGAGGTGCCCCTGCCCGCCGCCGCGATGGGGATTCGTTTGGGCGGACCGGTGTCGGCGGAAGGCCTTTTCGCCGCCCTGTGTGACGGCCTTCGGCTCGCCACCTTGCTGATCTGCGTGGGAGCGGCCAACGTCCTGGCCAATCCCAAACGACTGCTCAAGGCCATGCCCGATGCCTTGCACGAGATCGGTGTAGCCGTCACGGTGGCCCTCACGATGGCGCCGCAACTCATCGAGAGTGGTCAGCGGGTGCGCCGGGCTCGGCGCTTGCGCGCTGAGGAGTCGCGTCGCTTTCGCGTGTTCCGGGAGATTGCCATCCCGGTGATGACCGATGCTCTGGATCGTTCGTTGTTGCTGGCGGCGGCCATGGACTCGCGCGGGTATGGCCGGCGCGCCGACGTGCCCTTTGGCGCCCGAGTCGCCACGGGGGGGTTGTTGCTGGCTGGCCTGATGGGTATCTGCATCGGTACGTACTCGCTGCTCGATAGCAGCGCCCCGGGCTACCTGGGTGGTCCGTTGCTGGTGGCGGGCACCACGATGGGGTGGATCGGGGTGATGATGAGCGGTCGGCGCGTGCCGCGCACGCGCTACCGGCCCGATCCCTGGCGGGTGGAGGAATGGAGCGTGACGGTCGTGGGATTGACGGTGGCCGCGCTGATGGTGGTGGTGGGTTCGGTTACCCCGTCCGCCCTCCTGCCCTCGATCGACCCGCTGCAGTGGCCCACGCTGGCGGCCGGGCCCACGTTGGCGATCCTGCTGGGGGTGCTCCCGGCCTGGTTGGCCCCGCCAGTGGAGGGGCGCTCGCCCCGGCGGGTGTCATCGCCGGGCCATCGTCCGTCTGCGCTGGAGGCGGCCCGATGA
- a CDS encoding sucrase ferredoxin — protein MTELDQPPAGPHDPQFRCAVWTQAQGVDPIGSAESFDAMILVEWPLPWPHDVSEIPALAKAARAPGVRVMAVVPHHDQSRDGLRRVVHRWRVRTNELVGVDHRVAVAEIPALLDSLIEDPFRDSSQWSTAVGEAPPEVLVCAHGRRDTCCGRWGTRLHIELAARGCDARVWRCSHTGGHRFAPTAITLPEGRAWASVDADLLEGVVARTATVADLAEHDRGTTGLGMWAQVVERALFNEYGWGWLTTNVTRAETTIAPNQQHATVTLEWEGGRATGEVEVTRTLPVLVCGSPPELAQKSAPELRLSSLEMG, from the coding sequence ATGACCGAACTCGATCAGCCTCCCGCCGGGCCGCACGACCCCCAGTTCCGCTGCGCAGTGTGGACACAGGCCCAGGGCGTAGACCCCATCGGCTCGGCCGAGTCCTTCGATGCCATGATCCTCGTGGAGTGGCCCCTGCCCTGGCCCCACGATGTGAGTGAGATCCCCGCCCTGGCCAAGGCGGCCAGGGCGCCCGGCGTGCGAGTCATGGCCGTGGTGCCCCACCACGATCAGAGCCGCGATGGCCTCCGGCGCGTCGTACACCGTTGGCGCGTGCGCACCAATGAGCTCGTGGGGGTGGACCATCGCGTGGCCGTGGCCGAGATTCCCGCTCTGCTCGATTCCCTTATCGAGGATCCCTTCCGCGACAGCAGCCAGTGGAGCACTGCGGTGGGTGAGGCGCCCCCGGAGGTGCTGGTGTGTGCCCACGGCCGCCGCGATACGTGCTGCGGACGCTGGGGCACGCGGCTCCACATCGAGTTGGCGGCGCGAGGTTGCGACGCTCGCGTCTGGCGGTGCAGCCACACCGGCGGCCACCGATTCGCCCCCACCGCCATCACGCTACCGGAGGGTCGCGCCTGGGCTTCGGTGGATGCCGACCTTCTCGAGGGCGTAGTGGCGCGCACCGCCACTGTCGCCGACCTCGCCGAGCACGACCGTGGCACGACCGGCTTGGGGATGTGGGCCCAGGTGGTGGAGCGGGCGCTGTTCAACGAGTACGGCTGGGGGTGGCTCACCACCAACGTCACCCGAGCCGAAACCACCATCGCCCCGAACCAGCAGCACGCCACCGTCACCCTCGAATGGGAGGGCGGTCGGGCCACCGGCGAGGTAGAGGTAACGAGAACCCTCCCTGTGCTCGTCTGCGGATCGCCGCCCGAATTAGCCCAGAAGTCCGCCCCCGAGTTGCGGCTCTCGTCGCTGGAAATGGGCTGA
- a CDS encoding metal-dependent transcriptional regulator: MADYQTPEFHPAFEEYCEAIYELREDDVEVIQARIAERLLVSRPAVSEMIKRLEAEGLVAIVHNSISLTLDGQRLAEKVVRRHRLAERFLTDILDLSWAEAHQEAGKWEHIISEPVESAMVRVLGNPTTCPHGNPIPGADYHAPAAVPLSDVQVGGSFIVSRIPEELEFTPGLLEFLEDADVVPGKTGTITAASPDGTTTVEVNGRHIGIGAFASQRILVTV; the protein is encoded by the coding sequence ATGGCCGACTACCAAACCCCGGAATTTCACCCGGCGTTCGAGGAGTACTGCGAGGCCATCTACGAGCTTCGGGAAGACGACGTCGAGGTCATCCAGGCCCGTATCGCCGAACGCCTCCTCGTGTCGCGGCCCGCCGTCTCCGAAATGATCAAACGCCTGGAGGCCGAGGGACTGGTGGCCATCGTGCACAACTCCATCAGCCTCACCCTCGATGGCCAGCGCCTAGCGGAGAAAGTGGTGCGCCGTCACCGGCTCGCCGAACGTTTTCTCACCGACATCCTCGACCTCTCCTGGGCCGAGGCCCACCAAGAGGCCGGCAAATGGGAGCACATCATCTCCGAGCCAGTCGAATCAGCCATGGTGCGCGTGCTCGGCAACCCCACTACCTGCCCCCACGGCAACCCGATCCCGGGCGCGGACTACCACGCACCGGCGGCGGTGCCGCTGAGCGATGTGCAGGTGGGGGGCAGTTTCATCGTGAGTCGCATCCCCGAGGAGTTGGAGTTCACTCCGGGTCTGCTTGAGTTCCTCGAGGATGCCGATGTCGTTCCCGGTAAGACCGGAACAATCACCGCCGCCTCCCCCGACGGCACCACCACGGTGGAAGTCAACGGTCGCCACATCGGCATTGGTGCCTTCGCCAGCCAACGCATTCTCGTGACCGTCTGA